In one Salmo salar unplaced genomic scaffold, Ssal_v3.1, whole genome shotgun sequence genomic region, the following are encoded:
- the LOC123732790 gene encoding beta-2-microglobulin-like yields SSPKVQVYSRNPGEHGKDNTLICHVSGFHPPDISIQLLKNGVEIPDAKQTDLAFEQGWQFHLTKSVGFTPDSGEEYTCRVRHLKNLKTYTWESNM; encoded by the coding sequence AGCTCCCCCAAGGTGCAGGTGTACAGCCGTAACCCAGGGGAACATGGGAAGGACAACACCCTGATCTGTCACGTGAGTGGCTTCCACCCCCCTGACATCAGCATCCAGCTCCTGAAGAATGGTGTGGAGATCCCAGACGCCAAGCAGACAGACCTGGCCTTCGAACAGGGATGGCAGTTCCACCTCACCAAGAGTGTTGGATTCACACCAGACAGCGGAGAGGAGTACACCTGCAGAGTCCGCCACCTGAAGAATCTGAAGAcctacacctggg